A segment of the Chitinivibrionales bacterium genome:
AGCGAAATGCTCGATGATCTCCCAAGGATATTTGTTGACCGGGACCAGGTCAAAGCGCTTTCCAATGGTCAGGACCTTTCATTGCCGGTTAAAACTCAGAACGGCAAACCGGTCCTTGCGATGGATGAAGAAAGCGGTTTTGTTGCTCTTCTCACCCCGTGCGATGCAAATAAATTTCATCCGGATATTGTCATTAAATAGAATAGTACTATGGAACTTATCAGATCATTAGAGAATTTTTCCTGTTCCGCAAGTGTCGCCGCGGTAGGCAATTTTGACGGTATCCATCGCGGGCACGGGATAATTATCGACGAAGTCGTTATGCGGGCACGGAAAAATAATGCCGCAAGTATCCTGGTGACCTTCGAACCCCACACCCGGGCGGTGCTCAATCCCGATGGTGAACAGCCGATACTTACTACCCTCGAAGAAAAATGTGTTCTTGTCGAATCCAGGGAAATCGATTATCTTGTCAGTCTCTCCTTTGATTCATCGTTGCAGCATATGACCTATTCGGAATTTATCGATAAAATATTGAGCAGAAAATTAGGCCTCAAAGAACTGGTTATGGGTGAAGGGCATATGTTCGGGAAGGACAAGAAAGACAGCAATTCATTGCATCAATCAAGAGGCAGAATGCATTTTAGTACGTTTATTGTTCCCACTGCCGTGTTGGAGGGGAGTATGATTTCTTCCACCGAGATACGCAGAAAGATAATCGGAGGGAGGCTTTCTGAGGCCGTGTATCTGCTGGGGCATCCCTATCTGATACTCACCAAACGCATTGGTGGAATACAACAGGGAAGAAAACAGGGGTATCCAACCTTGAATTTTGCCGGCGTAACACCTCCCAAGGTAACACCGCATACAGGGGTCTATGCAGGAAAAGTGCACTATAAAAATGCGACCTGGACCGGCGCTGTCTATTACGGTACCTGTCCGACATTTGCAACGAGAAAAGAACATTTTGAATTTCATTCATTCGATGCCATCACCGGAGAACCACCAGTTGGTGAAACCGCACGGTTATGGCTCTATGATTTTATCCGCCCCGACCACGCCTTCGCAACTGGTGGCCGGCTGACCGAACAAATTTCAAAGGATGTATCAACAATTAAAGAATTTTTCTTAAGGGAGAAATGAGATGACAATCACCAAAGAGAGAAAGAAAGAGCTCGTCAAAGAGTATGGTGAGAATGAAACCGATACCGGAAATACCGCTGTTCAGATTGCGATCCTCACCGAACGAATCAAAGAACTTACCGAGCATCTTAAAATTGAAAAAAAGGACCATCATACCCGCTACGGCCTTCTGAAATTAGTTGGTCAGCGGCGATCACTGCTGGACTACATGATCAAAAAAGACATTAGTGCCTATCGGAGCCTGATTAAAAAACTCGGTATCAGAAAATAACAATACTATACCGGTTCATGAGTCCCTGCACCGTGCAGGTCGTAACCAACCATGGACCATACCCTTATTTTACACAGATTGGTAAATATTATGACATACAAAAAATTTGAAACAGAAATTAACGGCCTTAAGGTCTCGCTGGAAACCGGTCGATTGGCAAAACAGGCTGGCGGCTCAACTGTTTTCCGTCTTGGCGACACCATGGTGTTGTCGACGGCATGTGCGGGTAACCCGCGTGAGGATATCAGTTTTTTTCCACTCTCGGTCGAATATATCGAAAAATCCTATGCTGCCGGAAAAATCCCCGGCGGATTTTTCAAACGGGAAGGCAAGCCGAGTGAAAAAGAGGTCCTCAGCGCCCGGCTGGTCGACCGTCCAATCCGTCCACTTTTCCCCGAGGGGTACAAAAACGAACTCCAGATTGTCAACACGGTCATTTCGGCCGATGAACAGTACGATGCCGATGTTCTTGCAATTACGGCAGCATCATGCGCGCTCTCACTTTCGGACATCCCCTTTTTAGGGCCCATTGCCGGGGTCAGAGTCGGTATGGTCGACGACAAACTGAAAGTCTTTCCTACCCTGGCCGAAACAGAAGCCAGTCCCCTGGACCTGATCATCGCCGGTTCCGAGGATTCTATCGTCATGGTTGAAGGCGGCGCCTACGAAATTGCCGAAGAGACGATCATTGAAGCAATTCTTCTGGCCCACGAAGAAATCAAGAAATTGGTGGTGCTTCAAAAACAGCTTGTTGCCGAAGCCGGTAAGGCAAAAATCGAATTCGTTTCACCGGAACCGGACAAAGAGATTTTCGATGAAGTAGAAAAGCTTGTAAAAGACAGAATTCACGAAATCAGCTATAACGGCAATAAACAGGAGCGATACAGCGGCCTCAAAGTGCTTCTTGACGAAGTAACTGCCGCCCTGGCCGAACGGTTTCCAGAACGGGAAAGCGAAATTGCCGAAGCATTTCATGAAATCGAAAAACAGGATATCCGGAAAACGATCCTCGAGAAGGGTGAACGGATCGGGGGACGGGATTGCGATACCATCCGAGACATTACCTGCGATCTTGATGTTCTCCCCCGGGCCCACGGCTCCGCCCTCTTTACACGCGGTGAGACACAGGCACTGGTGGTCACCACCCTGGGAACCAAACTCGACGAGCAGCGGATCGACAATGTCCAGGAAGAATACAGCAAAACCTATATGCTTCACTACAACTTTCCGCCCTTCTCAGTTGGAGAAACCAAGCGCATGGGCCCGGTCAGCAGACGGGAAGTCGGCCACGGCCATCTCGCCGAACGGTCGCTCAATCCGATCCTGCCCAGTGAAAAGAGTTTCCCTTATACAATTCGCATCGTCTCGGAGGTCCTCGAATCCAACGGCTCATCGTCGATGGCCACGGTCTGCGGCGGTTCCCTGGCCCTGATGGCCACCGG
Coding sequences within it:
- the rpsO gene encoding 30S ribosomal protein S15, which translates into the protein MTITKERKKELVKEYGENETDTGNTAVQIAILTERIKELTEHLKIEKKDHHTRYGLLKLVGQRRSLLDYMIKKDISAYRSLIKKLGIRK
- a CDS encoding polyribonucleotide nucleotidyltransferase, coding for MTYKKFETEINGLKVSLETGRLAKQAGGSTVFRLGDTMVLSTACAGNPREDISFFPLSVEYIEKSYAAGKIPGGFFKREGKPSEKEVLSARLVDRPIRPLFPEGYKNELQIVNTVISADEQYDADVLAITAASCALSLSDIPFLGPIAGVRVGMVDDKLKVFPTLAETEASPLDLIIAGSEDSIVMVEGGAYEIAEETIIEAILLAHEEIKKLVVLQKQLVAEAGKAKIEFVSPEPDKEIFDEVEKLVKDRIHEISYNGNKQERYSGLKVLLDEVTAALAERFPERESEIAEAFHEIEKQDIRKTILEKGERIGGRDCDTIRDITCDLDVLPRAHGSALFTRGETQALVVTTLGTKLDEQRIDNVQEEYSKTYMLHYNFPPFSVGETKRMGPVSRREVGHGHLAERSLNPILPSEKSFPYTIRIVSEVLESNGSSSMATVCGGSLALMATGAPSKAHVAGVAMGLVKEGDQVAILTDILGTEDHLGDMDFKVAGTREGITAIQMDIKIHGITADLMKEAMEKARVARLKIIDIMEDAISKARTELSAFAPRIATISIDKDKIRDLIGPGGKVIREIQEVTGATIAVEDDGTVNVYTANQKQKEAALTRIKAVASDPEIGDTFDAVVKTTVDFGAFVEYLPGKEGLVHISEMENHRVEKVTDICKVGDPMKVKVVGFDRFGKIRLS